Proteins encoded within one genomic window of Vespula vulgaris chromosome 16, iyVesVulg1.1, whole genome shotgun sequence:
- the LOC127069747 gene encoding uncharacterized protein LOC127069747 isoform X1, which translates to MEGSFGWVAVFAIILAAVNLEAAPRQAVPTVCPSEDSLEETVLLAHESDCSKFYVCFLGEKILKECPYRNSRGDRLHFNPLLQVCVEPENTNSKATNEENIPEVSITDNLLSEKVPQSSRPIYISPNIPGVPDHCPPDDYGKLVHLPHETNCSLFYKCNKGEKILQKCPPGLHFNPVMQICLTPEQSRCTSKPENKVDGNQHLSNIKQSFRTAFKSSRPVYISPNIPGVPDHCPPDDYGKLVHLPHETNCSLFYKCNKGKKILQKCPPGLEFNPVMQICLTPEQSKCTSKPENKVDGNQHLSDIKQSFRTAFKSSRPVYISPNIPGVPDHCPPDDYGKLVHLPHETNCSLFYKCNKGKKILQKCPPGLEFNPVMQICLTPEQSKCTSKPENKVNGNQDLSEIEGLNTAISESSTPGSIPDRCPSHDTGDVVHLPHETDCTLFYKCVEGEKVIQQCPGGLHFNANLQICDLPEHANCTSKLDNEIDGNQDLSEIEGLNTAISESSTPGSIPDHCPSHDTGDVVHLPHETDCTLFYKCVEGEKVIQQCPGGLHFNANLQICDLPEHANCTSKLDNEIDGNQDLSEIEGLNTAISESSTPGNIPDRCPSHDTGDVVHLRHETDCTLFYKCVEGNKVLQQCPAGLHFNPALQVCDLPEQANCRSKPGDNGDENQELPVTRGSTSAPPQSSTGIPTSSTPGNIPDHCPSDDNGNVVHLPHETNCSLFYKCHEGQKVVLQCPPHLHFNRFLQVCDLPEQANCKSKPGDNGDENQELPVTRGSTSAPPQSSTGIPTSSSPGNIPDHCPSDDNGNVVHLPHETNCSLFYKCHEGQKVVLQCPPHLHFNPVLQVCDLPEQANCKSKPGDNGDENQELPVTRGSTSAPPQSSTGIPTSSTPGNIPDHCPSDDNGNVVHLPHETNCSLFYKCHEGQKVVLQCPPHLHFNPVLQVCDLPEQANCKSKPGDNGDESQELPVTRGSTSAPPQSSTGIPTSSTPGNIPDHCPSDDNGNVVHLPHETNCSLFYKCHEGQKVVLQCPPHLHFNPVLQVCDLPEQANCKSKPGDNGDENQELPVTRGSTSAPPQSSTGIPTSSSPGNIPDRCPSHDTGDAVHLRHETDCTLFYKCVEGNKVLQQCPAGLHFNPVLEVCDRPVHAKCTN; encoded by the exons ATGGAAG GAAGCTTTGGATGGGTCGCAGTATTTGCGATCATCCTAGCTGCAGTAAATTTAGAAGCAGCCCCTAGGCAAGCAGTACCTACAGTATGTCCAAGTGAAGATTCTCTCGAAGAAACGGTTCTACTAGCTCACGAGTCAGATTGTAGCAAATTTTACGTTTGCTTTTTAggtgaaaaaattttaaaagagtGTCCATACAGAAACAGTAGAGGCGATAGGCTACACTTTAATCCTCTACTTCAG GTATGCGTAGAGCCAGAGAATACGAACAGCAAAGCtacaaatgaagaaaatataccTGAGGTATCTATAACAGATAACCTTTTATCGGAAAAAGTTCCTCAATCATCTAgaccaatatatatatcaccgAATATTCCGGGTGTCCCAGATCATTGCCCTCCAGATGATTATGGGAAACTTGTACATTTGCCTCACGAAACAAATTGTTCGCTTTTTTACAAATGCAACAAAGGTGAAAAAATACTTCAGAAATGTCCACCAGGTTTACATTTCAATCCAGTGATGCAAATATGCCTCACACCGGAACAATCAAGATGCACCAGTAAACCAGAAAATAAAGTCGACGGAAATCaacatttatcaaatattaagcAATCGTTTAGAACGGCTTTTAAATCGTCTAGACCAGTATATATATCACCGAATATTCCGGGTGTCCCAGATCATTGTCCTCCAGATGATTATGGGAAACTTGTACATTTGCCTCACGAAACAAATTGTTCGCTTTTCTACAAATGCaacaaaggtaaaaaaatACTTCAGAAATGTCCACCAGGTTTAGAATTCAATCCAGTGATGCAAATATGCCTCACACCGGAACAATCAAAATGCACCAGTAAACCAGAAAATAAAGTCGACGGAAATCAACATTTATCAGATATTAAGCAATCGTTTAGAACGGCTTTTAAATCGTCTAGACCAGTATATATATCACCGAATATTCCGGGTGTCCCAGATCATTGTCCTCCAGATGATTATGGGAAACTTGTACATTTGCCTCACGAAACAAATTGTTCGCTTTTCTACAAATGCaacaaaggtaaaaaaatACTTCAGAAATGTCCACCAGGTTTAGAATTCAATCCAGTGATGCAAATATGCCTCACACCGGAACAATCAAAATGCACCAGTAAAccagaaaataaagtaaacgGAAATCAAGATTTATCAGAAATTGAAGGACTAAATACTGCGATTTCTGAATCATCGACTCCTGGCAGTATCCCAGATCGTTGCCCATCGCATGATACTGGTGATGTAGTACATTTGCCTCACGAAACAGATTGTACGCTTTTTTACAAGTGCGTCGAAGGTGAAAAAGTAATTCAACAGTGTCCAGGAG GTTTACATTTCAATGCGAATTTGCAAATCTGCGATCTACCGGAACATGCTAATTGTACCAGCAAACTAGACAATGAAATAGACGGAAATCAAGATTTATCAGAAATTGAAGGACTAAATACTGCGATTTCTGAATCATCGACTCCTGGCAGTATCCCAGATCATTGCCCATCACATGACACTGGTGATGTAGTACATTTGCCTCACGAAACAGATTGTACGCTATTTTACAAGTGCGTCGAAGGTGAAAAAGTAATTCAACAGTGTCCAGGAGGTTTACATTTCAATGCGAATTTGCAAATCTGCGATCTACCGGAACATGCTAATTGTACCAGCAAACTAGACAATGAAATAGACGGAAATCAAGATTTATCAGAAATTGAAGGACTAAATACTGCGATTTCTGAATCATCGACTCCTGGTAATATCCCAGATCGTTGCCCATCGCATGATACTGGTGATGTAGTACATTTGCGTCACGAAACAGATTGTACGCTATTTTACAAATGCGTCGAAGGCAACAAAGTACTTCAGCAATGTCCAGCAGGTTTACATTTCAATCCAGCTTTGCAAGTTTGCGATTTGCCGGAACAAGCTAATTGCAGAAGCAAACCAGGCGATAATGGAGACGAAAATCAAGAATTACCAGTAACTAGGGGATCAACTAGTGCACCACCTCAATCATCGACAGGAATTCCAACTTCATCGACTCCTGGCAACATCCCAGATCATTGCCCATCAGACGATAATGGTAATGTAGTACATTTGCCTCACGAGACGAACTGTTCGTTGTTCTACAAGTGCCACGAGGGTCAAAAAGTAGTCCTTCAGTGCCCACCACACTTAcatttcaatcgatttttgCAAGTTTGCGATTTGCCGGAACAAGCTAATTGCAAAAGCAAACCAGGCGATAATGGAGACGAAAATCAAGAATTACCAGTAACTAGGGGATCAACTAGTGCACCACCGCAATCATCGACAGGAATTCCAACTTCATCGAGTCCTGGCAACATCCCAGATCATTGCCCATCAGACGATAATGGTAATGTAGTACATTTGCCTCACGAGACGAACTGTTCGTTGTTCTACAAGTGCCACGAGGGTCAAAAAGTTGTCCTTCAGTGCCCACCACACTTACATTTCAATCCAGTTTTGCAAGTTTGCGATTTGCCGGAACAAGCTAATTGCAAAAGCAAACCAGGCGATAATGGAGACGAAAATCAAGAATTACCAGTAACTAGGGGATCAACTAGTGCACCACCTCAATCATCGACAGGAATCCCAACTTCATCGACTCCTGGCAACATCCCAGATCATTGCCCATCAGACGATAATGGTAATGTAGTACATTTGCCTCACGAGACGAACTGTTCGTTGTTCTACAAGTGCCACGAGGGTCAAAAAGTTGTCCTTCAGTGCCCACCACACTTACATTTCAATCCAGTTTTGCAAGTTTGCGATTTGCCGGAACAAGCTAATTGCAAAAGCAAACCAGGCGATAATGGAGACGAAAGTCAAGAATTACCAGTAACTAGGGGATCAACTAGTGCACCACCTCAATCATCGACAGGAATCCCAACTTCATCGACTCCTGGCAACATCCCAGATCATTGCCCATCAGACGATAATGGTAATGTAGTACATTTGCCTCACGAGACAAACTGTTCGTTGTTCTACAAGTGCCACGAGGGTCAAAAAGTAGTCCTTCAGTGCCCACCACACTTACATTTCAATCCAGTTTTGCAAGTTTGCGATTTGCCGGAACAAGCTAATTGCAAAAGCAAACCAGGCGATAATGGAGACGAAAATCAAGAATTACCAGTAACTAGGGGATCAACTAGTGCACCACCGCAATCATCGACAGGAATCCCAACTTCATCGAGTCCTGGCAATATCCCAGATCGTTGCCCATCGCATGATACTGGTGATGCAGTACATTTGCGTCACGAAACAGATTGTACGCTATTTTACAAATGCGTCGAAGGTAACAAAGTACTTCAGCAATGTCCAGCAGGTTTACATTTCAATCCAGTTTTGGAAGTTTGCGATCGACCAGTACATGCTAAATGTACAAACTAG
- the LOC127069747 gene encoding uncharacterized protein LOC127069747 isoform X2 has protein sequence MEGSFGWVAVFAIILAAVNLEAAPRQAVPTVCPSEDSLEETVLLAHESDCSKFYVCFLGEKILKECPYRNSRGDRLHFNPLLQVCVEPENTNSKATNEENIPEVSITDNLLSEKVPQSSRPIYISPNIPGVPDHCPPDDYGKLVHLPHETNCSLFYKCNKGEKILQKCPPGLEFNPVMQICLTPEQSKCTSKPENKVDGNQHLSDIKQSFRTAFKSSRPVYISPNIPGVPDHCPPDDYGKLVHLPHETNCSLFYKCNKGKKILQKCPPGLEFNPVMQICLTPEQSKCTSKPENKVNGNQDLSEIEGLNTAISESSTPGSIPDRCPSHDTGDVVHLPHETDCTLFYKCVEGEKVIQQCPGGLHFNANLQICDLPEHANCTSKLDNEIDGNQDLSEIEGLNTAISESSTPGSIPDHCPSHDTGDVVHLPHETDCTLFYKCVEGEKVIQQCPGGLHFNANLQICDLPEHANCTSKLDNEIDGNQDLSEIEGLNTAISESSTPGNIPDRCPSHDTGDVVHLRHETDCTLFYKCVEGNKVLQQCPAGLHFNPALQVCDLPEQANCRSKPGDNGDENQELPVTRGSTSAPPQSSTGIPTSSTPGNIPDHCPSDDNGNVVHLPHETNCSLFYKCHEGQKVVLQCPPHLHFNRFLQVCDLPEQANCKSKPGDNGDENQELPVTRGSTSAPPQSSTGIPTSSSPGNIPDHCPSDDNGNVVHLPHETNCSLFYKCHEGQKVVLQCPPHLHFNPVLQVCDLPEQANCKSKPGDNGDENQELPVTRGSTSAPPQSSTGIPTSSTPGNIPDHCPSDDNGNVVHLPHETNCSLFYKCHEGQKVVLQCPPHLHFNPVLQVCDLPEQANCKSKPGDNGDESQELPVTRGSTSAPPQSSTGIPTSSTPGNIPDHCPSDDNGNVVHLPHETNCSLFYKCHEGQKVVLQCPPHLHFNPVLQVCDLPEQANCKSKPGDNGDENQELPVTRGSTSAPPQSSTGIPTSSSPGNIPDRCPSHDTGDAVHLRHETDCTLFYKCVEGNKVLQQCPAGLHFNPVLEVCDRPVHAKCTN, from the exons ATGGAAG GAAGCTTTGGATGGGTCGCAGTATTTGCGATCATCCTAGCTGCAGTAAATTTAGAAGCAGCCCCTAGGCAAGCAGTACCTACAGTATGTCCAAGTGAAGATTCTCTCGAAGAAACGGTTCTACTAGCTCACGAGTCAGATTGTAGCAAATTTTACGTTTGCTTTTTAggtgaaaaaattttaaaagagtGTCCATACAGAAACAGTAGAGGCGATAGGCTACACTTTAATCCTCTACTTCAG GTATGCGTAGAGCCAGAGAATACGAACAGCAAAGCtacaaatgaagaaaatataccTGAGGTATCTATAACAGATAACCTTTTATCGGAAAAAGTTCCTCAATCATCTAgaccaatatatatatcaccgAATATTCCGGGTGTCCCAGATCATTGCCCTCCAGATGATTATGGGAAACTTGTACATTTGCCTCACGAAACAAATTGTTCGCTTTTTTACAAATGCAACAAAGGTGAAAAAATACTTCAGAAATGTCCACCAG GTTTAGAATTCAATCCAGTGATGCAAATATGCCTCACACCGGAACAATCAAAATGCACCAGTAAACCAGAAAATAAAGTCGACGGAAATCAACATTTATCAGATATTAAGCAATCGTTTAGAACGGCTTTTAAATCGTCTAGACCAGTATATATATCACCGAATATTCCGGGTGTCCCAGATCATTGTCCTCCAGATGATTATGGGAAACTTGTACATTTGCCTCACGAAACAAATTGTTCGCTTTTCTACAAATGCaacaaaggtaaaaaaatACTTCAGAAATGTCCACCAGGTTTAGAATTCAATCCAGTGATGCAAATATGCCTCACACCGGAACAATCAAAATGCACCAGTAAAccagaaaataaagtaaacgGAAATCAAGATTTATCAGAAATTGAAGGACTAAATACTGCGATTTCTGAATCATCGACTCCTGGCAGTATCCCAGATCGTTGCCCATCGCATGATACTGGTGATGTAGTACATTTGCCTCACGAAACAGATTGTACGCTTTTTTACAAGTGCGTCGAAGGTGAAAAAGTAATTCAACAGTGTCCAGGAG GTTTACATTTCAATGCGAATTTGCAAATCTGCGATCTACCGGAACATGCTAATTGTACCAGCAAACTAGACAATGAAATAGACGGAAATCAAGATTTATCAGAAATTGAAGGACTAAATACTGCGATTTCTGAATCATCGACTCCTGGCAGTATCCCAGATCATTGCCCATCACATGACACTGGTGATGTAGTACATTTGCCTCACGAAACAGATTGTACGCTATTTTACAAGTGCGTCGAAGGTGAAAAAGTAATTCAACAGTGTCCAGGAGGTTTACATTTCAATGCGAATTTGCAAATCTGCGATCTACCGGAACATGCTAATTGTACCAGCAAACTAGACAATGAAATAGACGGAAATCAAGATTTATCAGAAATTGAAGGACTAAATACTGCGATTTCTGAATCATCGACTCCTGGTAATATCCCAGATCGTTGCCCATCGCATGATACTGGTGATGTAGTACATTTGCGTCACGAAACAGATTGTACGCTATTTTACAAATGCGTCGAAGGCAACAAAGTACTTCAGCAATGTCCAGCAGGTTTACATTTCAATCCAGCTTTGCAAGTTTGCGATTTGCCGGAACAAGCTAATTGCAGAAGCAAACCAGGCGATAATGGAGACGAAAATCAAGAATTACCAGTAACTAGGGGATCAACTAGTGCACCACCTCAATCATCGACAGGAATTCCAACTTCATCGACTCCTGGCAACATCCCAGATCATTGCCCATCAGACGATAATGGTAATGTAGTACATTTGCCTCACGAGACGAACTGTTCGTTGTTCTACAAGTGCCACGAGGGTCAAAAAGTAGTCCTTCAGTGCCCACCACACTTAcatttcaatcgatttttgCAAGTTTGCGATTTGCCGGAACAAGCTAATTGCAAAAGCAAACCAGGCGATAATGGAGACGAAAATCAAGAATTACCAGTAACTAGGGGATCAACTAGTGCACCACCGCAATCATCGACAGGAATTCCAACTTCATCGAGTCCTGGCAACATCCCAGATCATTGCCCATCAGACGATAATGGTAATGTAGTACATTTGCCTCACGAGACGAACTGTTCGTTGTTCTACAAGTGCCACGAGGGTCAAAAAGTTGTCCTTCAGTGCCCACCACACTTACATTTCAATCCAGTTTTGCAAGTTTGCGATTTGCCGGAACAAGCTAATTGCAAAAGCAAACCAGGCGATAATGGAGACGAAAATCAAGAATTACCAGTAACTAGGGGATCAACTAGTGCACCACCTCAATCATCGACAGGAATCCCAACTTCATCGACTCCTGGCAACATCCCAGATCATTGCCCATCAGACGATAATGGTAATGTAGTACATTTGCCTCACGAGACGAACTGTTCGTTGTTCTACAAGTGCCACGAGGGTCAAAAAGTTGTCCTTCAGTGCCCACCACACTTACATTTCAATCCAGTTTTGCAAGTTTGCGATTTGCCGGAACAAGCTAATTGCAAAAGCAAACCAGGCGATAATGGAGACGAAAGTCAAGAATTACCAGTAACTAGGGGATCAACTAGTGCACCACCTCAATCATCGACAGGAATCCCAACTTCATCGACTCCTGGCAACATCCCAGATCATTGCCCATCAGACGATAATGGTAATGTAGTACATTTGCCTCACGAGACAAACTGTTCGTTGTTCTACAAGTGCCACGAGGGTCAAAAAGTAGTCCTTCAGTGCCCACCACACTTACATTTCAATCCAGTTTTGCAAGTTTGCGATTTGCCGGAACAAGCTAATTGCAAAAGCAAACCAGGCGATAATGGAGACGAAAATCAAGAATTACCAGTAACTAGGGGATCAACTAGTGCACCACCGCAATCATCGACAGGAATCCCAACTTCATCGAGTCCTGGCAATATCCCAGATCGTTGCCCATCGCATGATACTGGTGATGCAGTACATTTGCGTCACGAAACAGATTGTACGCTATTTTACAAATGCGTCGAAGGTAACAAAGTACTTCAGCAATGTCCAGCAGGTTTACATTTCAATCCAGTTTTGGAAGTTTGCGATCGACCAGTACATGCTAAATGTACAAACTAG
- the LOC127069747 gene encoding uncharacterized protein LOC127069747 isoform X3, whose protein sequence is MEGSFGWVAVFAIILAAVNLEAAPRQAVPTVCPSEDSLEETVLLAHESDCSKFYVCFLGEKILKECPYRNSRGDRLHFNPLLQVCVEPENTNSKATNEENIPEVSITDNLLSEKVPQSSRPIYISPNIPGVPDHCPPDDYGKLVHLPHETNCSLFYKCNKGEKILQKCPPGLEFNPVMQICLTPEQSKCTSKPENKVNGNQDLSEIEGLNTAISESSTPGSIPDRCPSHDTGDVVHLPHETDCTLFYKCVEGEKVIQQCPGGLHFNANLQICDLPEHANCTSKLDNEIDGNQDLSEIEGLNTAISESSTPGSIPDHCPSHDTGDVVHLPHETDCTLFYKCVEGEKVIQQCPGGLHFNANLQICDLPEHANCTSKLDNEIDGNQDLSEIEGLNTAISESSTPGNIPDRCPSHDTGDVVHLRHETDCTLFYKCVEGNKVLQQCPAGLHFNPALQVCDLPEQANCRSKPGDNGDENQELPVTRGSTSAPPQSSTGIPTSSTPGNIPDHCPSDDNGNVVHLPHETNCSLFYKCHEGQKVVLQCPPHLHFNRFLQVCDLPEQANCKSKPGDNGDENQELPVTRGSTSAPPQSSTGIPTSSSPGNIPDHCPSDDNGNVVHLPHETNCSLFYKCHEGQKVVLQCPPHLHFNPVLQVCDLPEQANCKSKPGDNGDENQELPVTRGSTSAPPQSSTGIPTSSTPGNIPDHCPSDDNGNVVHLPHETNCSLFYKCHEGQKVVLQCPPHLHFNPVLQVCDLPEQANCKSKPGDNGDESQELPVTRGSTSAPPQSSTGIPTSSTPGNIPDHCPSDDNGNVVHLPHETNCSLFYKCHEGQKVVLQCPPHLHFNPVLQVCDLPEQANCKSKPGDNGDENQELPVTRGSTSAPPQSSTGIPTSSSPGNIPDRCPSHDTGDAVHLRHETDCTLFYKCVEGNKVLQQCPAGLHFNPVLEVCDRPVHAKCTN, encoded by the exons ATGGAAG GAAGCTTTGGATGGGTCGCAGTATTTGCGATCATCCTAGCTGCAGTAAATTTAGAAGCAGCCCCTAGGCAAGCAGTACCTACAGTATGTCCAAGTGAAGATTCTCTCGAAGAAACGGTTCTACTAGCTCACGAGTCAGATTGTAGCAAATTTTACGTTTGCTTTTTAggtgaaaaaattttaaaagagtGTCCATACAGAAACAGTAGAGGCGATAGGCTACACTTTAATCCTCTACTTCAG GTATGCGTAGAGCCAGAGAATACGAACAGCAAAGCtacaaatgaagaaaatataccTGAGGTATCTATAACAGATAACCTTTTATCGGAAAAAGTTCCTCAATCATCTAgaccaatatatatatcaccgAATATTCCGGGTGTCCCAGATCATTGCCCTCCAGATGATTATGGGAAACTTGTACATTTGCCTCACGAAACAAATTGTTCGCTTTTTTACAAATGCAACAAAGGTGAAAAAATACTTCAGAAATGTCCACCAG GTTTAGAATTCAATCCAGTGATGCAAATATGCCTCACACCGGAACAATCAAAATGCACCAGTAAAccagaaaataaagtaaacgGAAATCAAGATTTATCAGAAATTGAAGGACTAAATACTGCGATTTCTGAATCATCGACTCCTGGCAGTATCCCAGATCGTTGCCCATCGCATGATACTGGTGATGTAGTACATTTGCCTCACGAAACAGATTGTACGCTTTTTTACAAGTGCGTCGAAGGTGAAAAAGTAATTCAACAGTGTCCAGGAG GTTTACATTTCAATGCGAATTTGCAAATCTGCGATCTACCGGAACATGCTAATTGTACCAGCAAACTAGACAATGAAATAGACGGAAATCAAGATTTATCAGAAATTGAAGGACTAAATACTGCGATTTCTGAATCATCGACTCCTGGCAGTATCCCAGATCATTGCCCATCACATGACACTGGTGATGTAGTACATTTGCCTCACGAAACAGATTGTACGCTATTTTACAAGTGCGTCGAAGGTGAAAAAGTAATTCAACAGTGTCCAGGAGGTTTACATTTCAATGCGAATTTGCAAATCTGCGATCTACCGGAACATGCTAATTGTACCAGCAAACTAGACAATGAAATAGACGGAAATCAAGATTTATCAGAAATTGAAGGACTAAATACTGCGATTTCTGAATCATCGACTCCTGGTAATATCCCAGATCGTTGCCCATCGCATGATACTGGTGATGTAGTACATTTGCGTCACGAAACAGATTGTACGCTATTTTACAAATGCGTCGAAGGCAACAAAGTACTTCAGCAATGTCCAGCAGGTTTACATTTCAATCCAGCTTTGCAAGTTTGCGATTTGCCGGAACAAGCTAATTGCAGAAGCAAACCAGGCGATAATGGAGACGAAAATCAAGAATTACCAGTAACTAGGGGATCAACTAGTGCACCACCTCAATCATCGACAGGAATTCCAACTTCATCGACTCCTGGCAACATCCCAGATCATTGCCCATCAGACGATAATGGTAATGTAGTACATTTGCCTCACGAGACGAACTGTTCGTTGTTCTACAAGTGCCACGAGGGTCAAAAAGTAGTCCTTCAGTGCCCACCACACTTAcatttcaatcgatttttgCAAGTTTGCGATTTGCCGGAACAAGCTAATTGCAAAAGCAAACCAGGCGATAATGGAGACGAAAATCAAGAATTACCAGTAACTAGGGGATCAACTAGTGCACCACCGCAATCATCGACAGGAATTCCAACTTCATCGAGTCCTGGCAACATCCCAGATCATTGCCCATCAGACGATAATGGTAATGTAGTACATTTGCCTCACGAGACGAACTGTTCGTTGTTCTACAAGTGCCACGAGGGTCAAAAAGTTGTCCTTCAGTGCCCACCACACTTACATTTCAATCCAGTTTTGCAAGTTTGCGATTTGCCGGAACAAGCTAATTGCAAAAGCAAACCAGGCGATAATGGAGACGAAAATCAAGAATTACCAGTAACTAGGGGATCAACTAGTGCACCACCTCAATCATCGACAGGAATCCCAACTTCATCGACTCCTGGCAACATCCCAGATCATTGCCCATCAGACGATAATGGTAATGTAGTACATTTGCCTCACGAGACGAACTGTTCGTTGTTCTACAAGTGCCACGAGGGTCAAAAAGTTGTCCTTCAGTGCCCACCACACTTACATTTCAATCCAGTTTTGCAAGTTTGCGATTTGCCGGAACAAGCTAATTGCAAAAGCAAACCAGGCGATAATGGAGACGAAAGTCAAGAATTACCAGTAACTAGGGGATCAACTAGTGCACCACCTCAATCATCGACAGGAATCCCAACTTCATCGACTCCTGGCAACATCCCAGATCATTGCCCATCAGACGATAATGGTAATGTAGTACATTTGCCTCACGAGACAAACTGTTCGTTGTTCTACAAGTGCCACGAGGGTCAAAAAGTAGTCCTTCAGTGCCCACCACACTTACATTTCAATCCAGTTTTGCAAGTTTGCGATTTGCCGGAACAAGCTAATTGCAAAAGCAAACCAGGCGATAATGGAGACGAAAATCAAGAATTACCAGTAACTAGGGGATCAACTAGTGCACCACCGCAATCATCGACAGGAATCCCAACTTCATCGAGTCCTGGCAATATCCCAGATCGTTGCCCATCGCATGATACTGGTGATGCAGTACATTTGCGTCACGAAACAGATTGTACGCTATTTTACAAATGCGTCGAAGGTAACAAAGTACTTCAGCAATGTCCAGCAGGTTTACATTTCAATCCAGTTTTGGAAGTTTGCGATCGACCAGTACATGCTAAATGTACAAACTAG